Part of the Olsenella profusa DSM 13989 genome, TCCTCGCTCGGGAGCTCGGTGGCATCCATGAAGAGGAACTCGGAGCGGAAGAGGCCCACGCCCTCGGCGTCATGCTCGGCGGCGCTGTTGGCATCGTCGGGGTTGCCGATGTTGGCAACCAGGAGCTTGGACTCACCATCGGCCGTCACCGTGGGCTTGCCGCGGTAGGACTCGAGGGCCGCCTTGTCGTCCGCGTAGGCCTTGGCTTTCGCACGATAGGACTCCAGCTCGTCCTTGGTGGGCTTGGCGATGACGTCGCCCGCGCCACCATCCACGATGACCATGTCGCCGGTCTTGATGTTCTTGGTGGCCTCCTCCACGGAGAGCACCGCGGGAATCTCGAGCGCGCGGGCGATGATGGCGGAGTGAGACGTGCGGCCACCGGTCTCGGTGACGATGCCGGCGACGTTCTTCTTGTCGATGTCAGCCGTCATGGAGGGGGTGAGCTCATGCACGACCACGATGGAGTTCTCTGGGAGCGTGGAGAGGTCCACCACCTGCTTGCCGAGGAGGTCGGCCAGAAGGCCGGTCTTGACGTCTGCCACGTCGGCGGCACGCTCGCGGAAGAGGGGGTCATCCATCTGGGAGAACATGGTACAGTACTGGTCGTAGGCCTCGCTCACGGCCTGCTCGGCGCACATGCCGGCGTCGATGGAGCCACTGACCATGTCCTTGATGCCCTCGTCCTCCGCAAACTCTATGTGAGCGCCCATGATGGCGGCGGCCTCCTCGCCGACGCTCTGCGTCATGCGCTCGATCTGGTTGTTGGTCTGGCTCACGAAGAGCTTGAGGGCGGCCTCGTAGCGGGCCTTCTCCTGCTCGGTATCCTCAGGGACGCTGGGGGTAAAGGAGAGGTCGGGAGCAACCGCCACCTGCGCCACACCGATACCGAAGCCGTCAGAAGCATTGACACCCTTGAACATAGAGCCCTCCTCAGAGACGCGCTGCCATTAACAAACCCAAGACGGCCACTCGGCCGCCACAAACACCCCGTCAGCTAGCCCTCGATGATCTTGCAGAGGTCCGCATAGACCTTGTCGATCATGGGACGCTTTGCGATGCCGTCGCTTGCCGCGGTGGCAGTGCCACAGGCGGAGGCAAAGCGCAGGGACGTCTCGTAGTCCGCACCCGCCTGGGTCTTGGCGACGAAGCCGGCAACCATGGAGTCACCGGCACCTGTGGCGTTGACCAGCTGAATCTTTGCCGTGGGAACGACGTGCACCTCTTCGTTCTCGTCATAGAGGAGCGAGCCGTGGCCGCCACAGGAGACGATGACGTTCTGTGCGCCGCGCTCGTGCAGCTCCTTGGCAAAGGGGATGCACTCCTCTGGAGTCTCAGGATGGACATCAAAGATGCGACCCACCTCGTGGTTGTTGGGCTTGATGAGGAAGGGATGGGCAGGCAGTGACTCCAGCAGGAGATTGCCTGGTGCGTCGACCACGAAGCGGGTGCCCCGACCGGCGAGGCGCTTCATGATGACGTCGTACATGTTCTCGGGCAGCGTCTTGGGGATGGAGCCCGTGAGCACGAGCGTATCTCCCTCACCCACGTAGTCGATGCGCTCCAGGAGCTCGTCGACCTTCTCCTGCGGGATATCGGGTCCCATGCCGTTGACCATGGTCATGACAATGCCGTTGAGCTTGATGTTGATGCGCGTGAAGCCCTCGTCCAGCTGGACGAAGTTGGCGGAGACGCCGTTCTGCTGGAGGGTCTTGATGAGATAGTCCCCCGTGAAGCCCGCAACGATGCCGTAGGCGGTGTTTGCGACCTTGAGCTCGTTGAGCAGCGTGGAGACATTGATGCCGTTGCCGCCACAGAAGAGCTGTTCACCCGAAGAGCGGTTGGTGAAGCCCATGTCCAGCGTCAGGGGACGCATGACGTAGTCGATGGCGGGATTCAGGGTGACGGTGTAGATCAACGTAGGCTCCTTTCAAAGCAACACGTAACCTACATTATGCCTTACGCAAGCCACTCAGGGCACCAAAAGCTTCCCGAATGGTGACGATGCTCCGACCACCGCGCCTTTGGACGGGAACAAAAAAGGCCTCCGTGCATGCGGAGGCCCTTTCGGCAGCTGGTGCTCCCTAGGCGACTCGAACGCCTGACCTGCGGTTTAGAAGACCGATGCTCTATCCACTGAGCTAAGGGAGCAGAACGGACATGATAGCACAGCGCACACCCATGCCCTAGGGGACCTCAGGCACCGTGGAGACGATGAGCTCCATCGAACCCGTGAGCGCAAGGTCACCAAAGCCGTGGGGCACCACCAGGTGGTCGCCCTTGCACACGGCCTCCCCTGCCGCCGCACCCTGCCCCTCGACGACGCTTGCGCAGTAGAAGGTCCGAGGGGAGGGCAGGGTGATGGCCTCGTCGCCCACCAGCACATGCCAGACGCGGTAACGGGCGCACTCCTCGAGCAGGGTGACGCCCGGCCCATCGGCCGCATGGGACACGCCGCCAGATGGGGGCACCTGGGAAAAGTCTATGACGTCGAGGCTCTGGGCGCGGTGCAGCGCGCGCTGCGTGCCATCTGCCTGCACGCGATCGTAGTCGTACACCCGATAGGTGACGTCCGATGACTGCTGGGTCTCGAGCACCATCGTGCCCGCCTTGATGGCGTGCACCGTACCCGGCATGATCTGGAAGAAGTCGCCCGTGCGCACGGGCACCTCGTTGAGCAGCCGATCCCAGGCATCCTCCCTCGCCAGGCGGGCGAACTCCTCACGTCCATGCGCGCGCTGTCCCACCACGATAGTCGCATCGGGTTCCGCATGGAGCACATACCAGCATTCCATCTTGCCCAATGACCCGCGCTCGTGTGCCATTGCATAGGCATCGTCGGGATGCACCTGGATGGAGAGATCACCCTCCGCGTCGAGAATCTTGACGAGCAGGGGAAAGCGGTCGAAACCCGTCCTGCCAAAGAGCTCCGGATGCATGTCCCACAGACGTGAGAGCGTCATGCCCCGATACGCGCCACGCGCGATGGGACAGTCACCTGACGGATGGGCCGAGATGGCCCAGCACTCCCCTATGGGGCCCGCGGGGATGTCGTAGCCATACTCGGCCTGCAACCTGCGACCACCCCAGATCTTCTCATGAAAGAGGGGTTGGGTAAAGATGAGCTCATGGGACATGGCAGGCTCCCGGGTCGGTGTCATCGAGGTGCCGGACAGCATAGAGGATAGCAATGATGGTCTTCGAGTCTATGATGAGACCCGCACTGATGGCGCACTCGGCATCGGTGAGCGGCACCCATGCCACGTCAACACGCTCCCCCGCATCGGGATGGGCGACTCCCTGGGAGAGGCCCAGCGCATGGAAGACGTGCGTCGCCTCGTTGGAGAAGCCGGGCGATCCCACCGCCGTCGCGACGGGGACGAGCCGCTCGGCCACAAGGCCCGTCTCCTCCTCCAGCTCGCGGGCGGCACATGCCTCCGGCTCCTCGCCCGCGTCGAGCTTGCCCGCGGGGATCTCCAGCGTCATCCCCTCGAGCGCCACCCGCCACTGCCGCACCAGGCAGATATGGCCCTCCCGCACGGCACAGACACCAGCGCCGCCGTGGTGGGACACCGTCTCCCGGGTGGCGCGCGAACCGTCGGAAAGGCGCACGTCCAACGTCTGGGTCGAGAAGATCCGCCCCTCCCACTGGATATGGGTGGCCATGACCTCCTCGCGCAGGCGATCGTCGGGCGCAAGGTACGTCCGGATCCTGTCGAGGTCATCCTCGCTGTGGTGAGTGTCCATGGCATCACCCTTTCACGCTTCGGCAAGCAGGTCAAGGCGCCTGCGGGCCCCTGGGATGGCAGCCATCCGAGGGGGATACTCGAAACCATCCACCCAAAGTGCACACGCAACGCGTTTTCAGAAACCACATCCTGGGCAGACGCGCACGAAGATGCGTTGCGTGTGCACTTTGGGTGCAGGACGCAAGGTAGCGGCCCCCGAAGGCGCGCAGGGACGTGCTACATCGCGGCAAGCGCCTGGTCGAGGTCGGCCACGATGTCCTCGGCACCCTCCAGGCCGCAGGAGAGGCGCACCATCGCGGGCCCGATGCCTGCCGCGCCAAGCTCTTCGTCCGTCATCTGGCGGTGCGTCGAACTTGCGGGGTGCAGGCAGCAGGTGTGCGAATCGGCCACATGCGTCTCGATGGTGCAGAGCCTGAGCGCGGCCATGAACCTCTCCGCCGCCGCGCGGCCACCCATCACGTCAAAGCTCACGACGCCGCAGGAGCCGCGGGGCAGGTACTTCTGGGCGAGGGCATGGTAGCTGTCGCCGGGAAGCCCAGGATAGACGACGTGCGCCACCTTGGGATGGGTCGCGAGGAACTCGGCCGCGGCCATGCCATTGGCGCAGTGGCGCGGCATGCGCACGTCCATGCTCTCAAGGCCCAGGTTGAGCAGGTAGGCGTTCTGGGGGCTCTGGATGGAGCCGAAGTCGCGCATGAGCTGCGAGGTCGCCTTGGTGATGAAGGCCCCCTCCCGCCCAAACCTCTCGGCATAGACGATGCCGTGATAGGACTCGTCCGGCGTGGTGAGACCCCGGAACCTGTCGGCGTGCGCCATCCAGTCGAACTTCCCCGAGTCCACGATGGCGCCGCCCACGGCCGCACCGTGGCCGTCCATGTACTTGGTGGTGGAATGCGTCACGATGTCGGTACCCCACTCGATGGGGCGGCAGTTGATGGGCGTGGGGAACGTGTTGTCCACGATGAGGGGCACGCCATGGGCATGGGCGGCCTGGGCGAACCGCTCGATGTCGAGCACCGTGAGCGCGGGGTTGGCGATGGTCTCGCCAAAGACGCATGTGGTGGTGGGACGGAAGGCCGCGTCAAGCTCCCCGTCCGTGCAGTCCGGCGAGACGAACGTGGTCTCGATGCCCATCTTGCGCAGCGTGTGGGCCAACAGGTTGAACGTGCCGCCGTAGATGGTCGAGCTTGCCACCACGTGGCCACCGCACTCGGTGATGTTGAAAACCGCAAAGAAGTTGGCCGCCTGGCCCGAACTGGTGAGCATGGCCGCCGTGCCGCCCTCGAGCGCGGCAATCTTTGCCGCGACGGCATCGTTGGTGGGATTCTGCAGGCGCGTATAGAAGTAGCCCGGTGCCTCGAGGTCAAAGAGCCGGCCCATCTGCTCCGAGGTGTCGTACTTGAAGGTGGTCGACTGCACGATGGGCACCTGGCGGGGCTCCCCGTTATCAGGCGTGTAGCCAGCCTGAATGCAGCGTGTTGCAATGCTCGACATGATGCCTCCTCTACGTGGGCAATCACGAGCCCAGGGATACGGCGACGTGGACAGGATCCCATGGTACGCGTTCGGGAACGCGCGGGAACGCCAAGGGAGACATTTTCGTGTTGATTGTCAACGGGATGACGGGTCACCTGGCCCGCCTGGGTATGGCTGTGAGACTTGTCACTCCCACAGTCCCCTACGGACTCCTATCAGACGAGGAACCCATGAACCACCGCTCCCAGACCACCGCTCCCAGCTTTGAGACACTGGGACTCTCTCAGGCCACGCATGTCGCCGTCATTGGCCTGGGCCACGAGACGCCCTCCCCCGTGCAGGCCGCCGCCATCCCCCAGCTGCCCTTTGATGATGCCCTCGCCCACACGAGTCCTCCCGTGCGCGGCCCCGCACGCGTCAGGATCGCAACCCAAGGGTACGATCGCCGAGACCGTGGAGCAGCACGTGCCACCCGTCTCCGCACAGGCAAAGAACAGGCTGATGCCCGCCTCGCTCGAACAGGAGGGCACCAAGCGCGTCATCGTGCTCTGCCGCGGCAGGCACCGCGCCGACAGCCTCTGCCAGCGCCTGCACAAGGAGGGGTTTCCGCGCCCCCATCCATGGCAATCGCAGCGGCGCCGCCTATGGCCCCAACGCCAAGCCACGGGCATCCAAGCGCCGAAGAGCCGCCGTCACCCCGGCGACCGCGGCAGCAGGAGGCGATAGGTCACGGTCGCACGGCGCCTTTCGGCCCGCACTGTGGAGATGTGAAGATAATTGGGAAGGTACTTTGCGATTATTTGCTAGGTACCTTGACATCCATCGTTCCGCGCTCGTATCCTGCCAACGGTTCATCAGGTACGAGTAGGGAGGATGGGCCCCTTGACCAAGGAATCCCTCTCCAGGGAGTGGGGGCTGCTGGAGGGCACGCCCGAGAAGCGCGTGATGCGCAGCTTTGGCTTCTTCGGCCACTATCTGCACGTGCACGCAGGAGGCCGCAGCGGCAAGCAGCACATCCTCACGCAGCTGCTGCACTGTGGCGGGCACCTCACGCAGCGGGAGCTGCAGGACAGCTACTCCATCAGCTCGGCCGCCCTCTCGGAGGTGCTGGCAAAGCTGGAGGCGGAGGGGCTGGTGACGCGCACGCGCTCGGAGCAGGACCGCCGCCAGCTGGAGATCGCCCTCACCCCCACCGGATCCACGGTCGCACGCGAGGAGACCGAGAGGCGCCTCGCCTTCGTGCGGGATTCCCTCGGCGCCCTCACCCCACCAGAACGCGAACAGCTCGCCAGCCTCCTCGAGAGGGTCGAGCAGAGCTGGCAGAAGAAGGAATACGACAGAAGGGAGACACCCTGTGAGCACTAGGAATGCAGACACCACCGCAGCGGCACGGGGCTCACAGACGGAGAGTGACCCCTCCGCCGAGCAGCTCAGCTACGGAAGCATTCTCTCCACGCTCGCCAAGAGCATCCGCGAGTTCCGCAGGGACTCTATCATCACACCCATCCTCGTGATCGGCGAGGTCGCCATCGAGTGCATCATCCCGTTCATCACGGCGCAGCTCATCGATGCGCTGCAGCAGGGAGCGGACATGGCAACCATTGGCCACTACAGCCTCATCCTGGTTGCCCTGGCCGTCATCTCGCTCGCCTGCGGCGCAAGCGCGGGCGTCACCTGCTCCATTGCGGCCACGGGATTCGCGCGCAACCTCCGCCACGACCTCTTCGCGACCATCCAGCGCTTCTCGTTCTCCAACATCGACCGCTTCTCCACGAGCTCGCTCGTGACGCGTCTCACCACCGACACCACGAACGTGCAGCTCGCATACATGATGATCATCCGCACCGCCATCCGCGCCCCGCTCATGATCGTCTTCGCCATCGTGATGGCCTTCATCACGGGCGGCAGCATGGCCGTGGTGTACGTGATCATCTCCGTGCTGCTGAGCGCCGCCATCTTTGGCATCGCCATCAAGGTCATGCCCATGTTCCGCCGCATCTTCCACAAGTACGACGTCCTCAACGACTCCGTCGAGGAGAACGTCAGCGGCATCCGCGTGGTCAAGTCCTTCGTGCGCAGCGGCTATGAGAAGCAGAAGTTCAACGCGGCCTCCGAGGGCCTCTACCATGACTTCGTGCATGTCGAGCGCATCCTCGCCCTCGGCATGCCCCTCATGACGCTCGCCATCGACGTCGTGTACACCTTCGTGCTGTTCTTTGGCTCGCGCGCCACCATCCAGAGCTATGGCACCACCATGAACGTCGGTCAGATGTCCGCCCTCATCACCTATGGCTTCTCGATGCTCATGAGCCTCATGATGTTCTCGATGATCTTCGTCATCGTGACCATGTCCGAGGAGAGCGCACGCCGCCTCTGCGCCGTGCTCATCGAGAAGCCCGACCTCACGAGCCCCGCGAACCCCCGCCACACCGTGGTGGACGGCTCCATCGACTTCGACCACGTGAGCTTCGAGTACTCCCGTCACGCCGAGCGCATGGCACTGCGTGACATCGACCTGCACATCAAGAGCGGCGAGGTCATCGGCATCATTGGCGGCACCGGCTCCTCCAAGTCGACGCTCATCCAGCTCATCAGCCGCCTCTACGACGTCACCACGGGCTCCGTCAAGGTGAGTGGGGTGGACGTGCGCGAATACGACCTCGACACCCTGCGCAACCAGGTGGCCGTCGTCCTGCAGCGCAACGTCCTCTTCTCGGGCACCATCAAGGACAACCTGCGCTGGGGCGACGAGAACGCCACGGACGAGGAGATCGTCGAGGCCTGCAAGCTCGCCCAGGCGGACGAGTTCATCCAGCTCATGCCCCAGAAGTACGACACCTACATCGAGCAGGGCGGCACGAACGTCTCCGGCGGCCAGAAGCAGCGCCTGTGCATCGCACGCGCCCTGCTCAAGAAGCCCAAGGTCCTGATTCTGGATGACTCCACGAGTGCCGTGGACACCAAGACCGACAAGCTCATCCGCCAGGGCTTCAGGAACTTCATTCCCGAGACCACCAAGATAATCATCGCGCAGCGCACGAGTTCCGTCGAGGACGCCGACCGCATCGTGGTCATGGACAATGGCCAGATCAGCGCCATCGGAACGCACGACGAGCTGCTGCGCACGAGCGACATCTACCGCGAGACCTACACCTCCCAGAACAAGCAGTCCCACGATCAGAAGATGGGCTCCATGGAGGACGCCGATGTCGCAGGCGATGCAACCGGCACGAGGAAGGAGGTCGGGGCACATGAGTAGCGAGACCAAAAGGGACCAGCAGGCAACAGGATCCCAGGACGTCCGACACGAGGGTGCGTCCGGTGGCCGTGGCCGCGCCGCACGCAATCCCGGCATCGTGTTCAAGCGCACCATCGGTCTCATCTTCACGTACTACCCCGTGCGCACCACCATCATGATCGTCTGCATCCTTGCGGCAGCCATCCTCACCTCGCTGCCCTCCGTGTTCATGCAGCAGGTGCTGGACGTCGTTGGGGAGCACTTCTCCACTGGCAACTGGGACGCCGCCGCCCAGCAGATCGTCCCCATCATCCTCACGCTCATCGGCACGTACGTCATCGCCATCGCGGCACAGGCCACCCAGACGCAGCTTGCCGCCATCGTGACGCAGGGCACCCTCATGAAGGTTCGCAACCAGATGTTCGACCACATGGAAGACCTGCCCATCCGCTACTTCGACAGCACGAAGCACGGCGACATCATGTCGCACTACACCAATGACGTGGACACACTGCGCCAGCTCATCGGGCAGGCGCTGCCCAACCTGCTCACCATGATGTTGCAGATGGCCTCCACGCTCTTCATCATGCTGTGGTATTCCGTCCCCCTGTCCATCGTGGTGCTGCTGGTCGTCGCCCTCATGACCTGGCTCGTGCGCTTCATGGGCGGCCGCTCGGCACGCTTCTTCCTCAAGCAGCAGGTGGAGCTCGCCAACACCGAGGGCTTTGCAGAGGAGTCCATGAACGGCCAGAAGGTCGTCAAGGTCTTCACGCACGAACGCGAGATGCAGGAGGACTTCGACAGGGTCAACGAGAAGCTCTTCCAGGCGGCCAAGAACGCCAACATCTATGGCAACACCCTCGGTCCCGTCCTCATGAACCTGGGCAACCTCGCCTATGTGCTGGTGGCGCTTTCCGGTGGCCTGTTCCTCACGACGGGCTTCCCCAACCCCTCCATCAGCGGTGGCGCGCTCACGATCGCCATCGTGGTGCCGTTCCTCAACCTCACGAAGCGCTTCGCCGGCTCCATCGGCCAGGTCTCCCAGCAAATCAACTTCGTGGTCATGGGCCTCGCGGGTGCCGAACGCATCTTCGACCTCCTGGACGAGGAGCCTGAGACCGACGATGGCTACGTGACCCTGGTCCGCACCAAGCGCGATGCCACATCGGGCAGGCTCATCGAGACGTCCGGGCACACGGGCACCTGGGCATGGCGGCACCCTCATCAGGAGAGGGGCTTCACCAACTACGTGCCGCTCCAAGGTGAGGTCGTCCTCGACCACGTGGACTTCGGCTACAGCCCCGACCATATCGTGCTGCACAACATCTCGCTGTATGCCCTCCCCGGGCAGAAGGTGGCCTTCGTGGGCGCGACGGGTGCCGGCAAGACGACGATCACCAACCTCATCAACCGCTTCTATGACATCGACGACGGCAAGATCCGCTACGACGGCATCAACATCAACAAGATCAGGAAGGATGACCTGCGTCACTCCCTCGGTATCGTGCTGCAGGACGTGAACCTCTTCACAGGCACCGTCATGGACAACATCCGCTACGGGCGTCTCGAGGCCACGGATGACGAATGCATTGCGGCTGCCAAGCTCGCCGGTGCCGACTCGTTCATCGAGCGCCTTCCCGAGGGTTACGAGACGATGCTCACGGACAATGCGGCGCAGCTCTCGCAGGGCCAGCGCCAGCTGCTCTCCATCGCCCGCGCAGCCGTGGCCGACCCGCCCGTCATGATCATGGACGAGGCGACGTCCTCCATCGACACCCGCACCGAGCAGATTGTCCAGCGCGGTATGGATGCGCTGATGAAGGGGCGCACGACGTTCGTGATCGCGCACCGCCTCTCCACCGTGCGCAACTCAGACGTCATCATCGTGCTGGACCATGGTCGCATCATCGAGCGTGGGGCGCACGATGACCTCATCGCCCAGAGGGGCACGTACTACCAGCTCTACACCGGAGCGTTCGAACTGGAGTAGGAGCTGCTCGCACATCCGCCAGCACAGGGGGGTCATGAGCCGCACGTGACTCACGACCCCCTACTATTCCTTTTTTCTGCATACAAGGGGGAGCTCAGCCAGAACGGCGTCGTCAACGTCATCTCCCATGTGCGTGGCACCATCGGCAGGCCCGCTCGAGCGATGCGGGTTCCGGCAGCTCGCAGTTCTTCATCATGCAGGCGGACAACATGTCGCTCGATGGTCACTATGCGGCGCTTGGCAGGGTCAGCAAAGGGTATGGACGCGGTGGATGCCGTCGCCCGGGACACGCCCGTCCAGGATGGCAGTGGCACGGCAGCGCCCGGCGACCAGTCTCGGATCACATCCGTCACGACGGTGGACCGAGCGTCCGAGGTCGGCCCACGCTAGCGCCTCCGATGACGCTGCTCGTTCATGATCTGGCTGATGATCCAGAGTCCCAGCACCAACGCCACGATGTAGCCGATGATGCCGATGACGGGAATGCCGAACACGATGGGCTGCACGCGCGCGTAGTACAGGATCGACGAACCGATGAACAAGCCCGCGATCACGATGCCCATCGTGAGGCGATCGGCAGCATGCGCAATGTCGCTCATGGGATCCTCGGTACCGGGCAGGTCGAGGTTCATGCGCAGCTGGCCCCTCGTAA contains:
- the ptsP gene encoding phosphoenolpyruvate--protein phosphotransferase, with the translated sequence MFKGVNASDGFGIGVAQVAVAPDLSFTPSVPEDTEQEKARYEAALKLFVSQTNNQIERMTQSVGEEAAAIMGAHIEFAEDEGIKDMVSGSIDAGMCAEQAVSEAYDQYCTMFSQMDDPLFRERAADVADVKTGLLADLLGKQVVDLSTLPENSIVVVHELTPSMTADIDKKNVAGIVTETGGRTSHSAIIARALEIPAVLSVEEATKNIKTGDMVIVDGGAGDVIAKPTKDELESYRAKAKAYADDKAALESYRGKPTVTADGESKLLVANIGNPDDANSAAEHDAEGVGLFRSEFLFMDATELPSEDEQFAAYQKVALRMKGKPVIIRTLDVGGDKEIPYMNLQKEDNPLMGFRAVRYCLNNPEQYKVQLTALLRASAFGDIKIMLPLVTSIDEVRQARALVEECKADLDARGVAYNKDVEVGTMVETPAASLIADDLAAECDFFSIGTNDLIGYTMCADRGNERVAYLYEVYQPAVLRSLKRIIAEGNEAGIMVGMCGEAAADPLLIPVLLSFGLGEFSVSAPSILRTRRIISQWTKEEADALTEKVMALKTAAGVKAALQAAAK
- a CDS encoding 1-phosphofructokinase family hexose kinase; the protein is MIYTVTLNPAIDYVMRPLTLDMGFTNRSSGEQLFCGGNGINVSTLLNELKVANTAYGIVAGFTGDYLIKTLQQNGVSANFVQLDEGFTRINIKLNGIVMTMVNGMGPDIPQEKVDELLERIDYVGEGDTLVLTGSIPKTLPENMYDVIMKRLAGRGTRFVVDAPGNLLLESLPAHPFLIKPNNHEVGRIFDVHPETPEECIPFAKELHERGAQNVIVSCGGHGSLLYDENEEVHVVPTAKIQLVNATGAGDSMVAGFVAKTQAGADYETSLRFASACGTATAASDGIAKRPMIDKVYADLCKIIEG
- the manA gene encoding mannose-6-phosphate isomerase, class I; this translates as MSHELIFTQPLFHEKIWGGRRLQAEYGYDIPAGPIGECWAISAHPSGDCPIARGAYRGMTLSRLWDMHPELFGRTGFDRFPLLVKILDAEGDLSIQVHPDDAYAMAHERGSLGKMECWYVLHAEPDATIVVGQRAHGREEFARLAREDAWDRLLNEVPVRTGDFFQIMPGTVHAIKAGTMVLETQQSSDVTYRVYDYDRVQADGTQRALHRAQSLDVIDFSQVPPSGGVSHAADGPGVTLLEECARYRVWHVLVGDEAITLPSPRTFYCASVVEGQGAAAGEAVCKGDHLVVPHGFGDLALTGSMELIVSTVPEVP
- a CDS encoding NUDIX hydrolase; protein product: MDTHHSEDDLDRIRTYLAPDDRLREEVMATHIQWEGRIFSTQTLDVRLSDGSRATRETVSHHGGAGVCAVREGHICLVRQWRVALEGMTLEIPAGKLDAGEEPEACAARELEEETGLVAERLVPVATAVGSPGFSNEATHVFHALGLSQGVAHPDAGERVDVAWVPLTDAECAISAGLIIDSKTIIAILYAVRHLDDTDPGACHVP
- a CDS encoding O-acetylhomoserine aminocarboxypropyltransferase/cysteine synthase family protein — protein: MSSIATRCIQAGYTPDNGEPRQVPIVQSTTFKYDTSEQMGRLFDLEAPGYFYTRLQNPTNDAVAAKIAALEGGTAAMLTSSGQAANFFAVFNITECGGHVVASSTIYGGTFNLLAHTLRKMGIETTFVSPDCTDGELDAAFRPTTTCVFGETIANPALTVLDIERFAQAAHAHGVPLIVDNTFPTPINCRPIEWGTDIVTHSTTKYMDGHGAAVGGAIVDSGKFDWMAHADRFRGLTTPDESYHGIVYAERFGREGAFITKATSQLMRDFGSIQSPQNAYLLNLGLESMDVRMPRHCANGMAAAEFLATHPKVAHVVYPGLPGDSYHALAQKYLPRGSCGVVSFDVMGGRAAAERFMAALRLCTIETHVADSHTCCLHPASSTHRQMTDEELGAAGIGPAMVRLSCGLEGAEDIVADLDQALAAM
- a CDS encoding MarR family winged helix-turn-helix transcriptional regulator; this encodes MGPLTKESLSREWGLLEGTPEKRVMRSFGFFGHYLHVHAGGRSGKQHILTQLLHCGGHLTQRELQDSYSISSAALSEVLAKLEAEGLVTRTRSEQDRRQLEIALTPTGSTVAREETERRLAFVRDSLGALTPPEREQLASLLERVEQSWQKKEYDRRETPCEH
- a CDS encoding ABC transporter ATP-binding protein; amino-acid sequence: MLSTLAKSIREFRRDSIITPILVIGEVAIECIIPFITAQLIDALQQGADMATIGHYSLILVALAVISLACGASAGVTCSIAATGFARNLRHDLFATIQRFSFSNIDRFSTSSLVTRLTTDTTNVQLAYMMIIRTAIRAPLMIVFAIVMAFITGGSMAVVYVIISVLLSAAIFGIAIKVMPMFRRIFHKYDVLNDSVEENVSGIRVVKSFVRSGYEKQKFNAASEGLYHDFVHVERILALGMPLMTLAIDVVYTFVLFFGSRATIQSYGTTMNVGQMSALITYGFSMLMSLMMFSMIFVIVTMSEESARRLCAVLIEKPDLTSPANPRHTVVDGSIDFDHVSFEYSRHAERMALRDIDLHIKSGEVIGIIGGTGSSKSTLIQLISRLYDVTTGSVKVSGVDVREYDLDTLRNQVAVVLQRNVLFSGTIKDNLRWGDENATDEEIVEACKLAQADEFIQLMPQKYDTYIEQGGTNVSGGQKQRLCIARALLKKPKVLILDDSTSAVDTKTDKLIRQGFRNFIPETTKIIIAQRTSSVEDADRIVVMDNGQISAIGTHDELLRTSDIYRETYTSQNKQSHDQKMGSMEDADVAGDATGTRKEVGAHE
- a CDS encoding ABC transporter ATP-binding protein — protein: MSSETKRDQQATGSQDVRHEGASGGRGRAARNPGIVFKRTIGLIFTYYPVRTTIMIVCILAAAILTSLPSVFMQQVLDVVGEHFSTGNWDAAAQQIVPIILTLIGTYVIAIAAQATQTQLAAIVTQGTLMKVRNQMFDHMEDLPIRYFDSTKHGDIMSHYTNDVDTLRQLIGQALPNLLTMMLQMASTLFIMLWYSVPLSIVVLLVVALMTWLVRFMGGRSARFFLKQQVELANTEGFAEESMNGQKVVKVFTHEREMQEDFDRVNEKLFQAAKNANIYGNTLGPVLMNLGNLAYVLVALSGGLFLTTGFPNPSISGGALTIAIVVPFLNLTKRFAGSIGQVSQQINFVVMGLAGAERIFDLLDEEPETDDGYVTLVRTKRDATSGRLIETSGHTGTWAWRHPHQERGFTNYVPLQGEVVLDHVDFGYSPDHIVLHNISLYALPGQKVAFVGATGAGKTTITNLINRFYDIDDGKIRYDGININKIRKDDLRHSLGIVLQDVNLFTGTVMDNIRYGRLEATDDECIAAAKLAGADSFIERLPEGYETMLTDNAAQLSQGQRQLLSIARAAVADPPVMIMDEATSSIDTRTEQIVQRGMDALMKGRTTFVIAHRLSTVRNSDVIIVLDHGRIIERGAHDDLIAQRGTYYQLYTGAFELE